In Sorghum bicolor cultivar BTx623 chromosome 10, Sorghum_bicolor_NCBIv3, whole genome shotgun sequence, one genomic interval encodes:
- the LOC8069058 gene encoding uncharacterized protein LOC8069058 isoform X2 has product MDSDDEEMCDAAASAPSSPGGGVGEGEGEEAGGMDDGGDGREEVVIMDVMWFQVDLDYEFDAPRWFDLTQEEAPRDAAAAQEWFAAAPSYPPSPLITKMLAEDLGLQTIRSIADTNALHCSTASHECSSGVEQKIHRFEGRKPCNGALENERKSRFRTTMKGASLRGSTLMKPTASQLARQNRQVEVKNPTQSKKLVGVRSERSTVISNDCTYQSAKRQRLENGHLNKAAATATQHEFIHKNHEKNLMNQNLDRPTGLPRSKITIPRSPNLATKLRAERSKALRSVQTNPKQLNQRVAPYAPTVQVASTRKVVQPLRATGHHHASKQDEDVGSNVPACTSNHARHLKSSVDNKPEDCRDDLFKFKARPLDRKMLASKGDGVFQCAKRNTTVPKEFNLSIGKKVNPAPLSELFNKLSLTAGAHQNQNRGVGRQISRLPNYITTKDCKENMIGNMHH; this is encoded by the exons ATGGACAGCGACGACGAGGAGATGTgcgacgccgccgcctccgccccgTCCTCGCCCGGCGGCGGGGtgggagagggggagggggaggaggcggGGGGCATGGACGACGGCGGAGACGGGCGCGAGGAGGTGGTGATCATGGATGTCATGTGGTTCCAGGTGGACCTGGACTACGAGTTCGACGCGCCCAGGTGGTTCGACCTCACCCAGGAGGAGGCGCCGCGGGATGCCGCTGCGGCGCAGGAGTGGTTCGCCGCCGCCCCCAGCTATCCACCCTCTC CCTTAATTACCAAGATGTTAGCTGAAGACCTTGGACTACAAACCATTAGAAGCATTGCAGATACAAATGCTTTGCATTGTTCTACAGCTTCTCATGAATGCTCCAGTGGTGTGGAGCAAAAAATCCATCGATTCGAAG GGCGAAAACCATGCAATGGTGCATTGGAAAATGAACGCAAATCTCGCTTTCGAACTACCATGAAGGGCGCTTCATTGAGAGGCTCCACATTAATGAAGCCTACAGCCAGTCAATTAGCGAGGCAAAATAGACAAGTGGAAGTAAAGAATCCAACACA GAGTAAAAAGCTAGTGGGAGTTAGAAGCGAGAGAAGTACCGTAATCTCAAATGATTGCACTTACCAATCTGCGAAAAGACAGAGATTAGAGAATGGGCATCTCAACAAG GCTGCTGCTACTGCTACCCAGCATGAGTTTATTCATAAAAATCATGAAAAG AATCTTATGAACCAAAACTTGGATCGGCCCACTGGTCTGCCCAGATCGAAGATTACAATTCCTAGATCACCTAATTTGGCAACAAAGCTAAGAGCGGAGAGGTCAAAGGCTCTAAGATCAGT GCAAACTAATCCGAAGCAGTTAAATCAACGGGTTGCACCATATGCTCCTACAGTCCAAGTGGCATCAACTAGAAAG GTAGTTCAACCTCTTCGGGCTACTGGTCATcatcatgcaagcaaacaagatGAGGATGTTGGGTCAAATGTGCCAGCATGTACATCCAATCACGCGAGGCATCTTAAGAG CAGTGTAGATAACAAACCCGAAGATTGCAGAGATGATCTGTTTAAATTTAAGGCCCGGCCTTTGGATAGAAAG ATGTTAGCGAGCAAAGGTGACGGTGTATTTCAATGTGCAAAAAGGAATACAACTGTGCCTAAG GAATTTAACCTATCAATAGGCAAGAAAGTCAATCCAGCTCCATTGTCTGAACTATTTAACAAG CTTTCTTTAACTGCGGGAGcacaccaaaaccaaaatcgTGGAGTAGGGCGTCAGATCAGTCGTCTGCCAAATTATATCACTACCAAG GACTGCAAAGAAAACATGATCGGTAACATGCATCACTAG
- the LOC8069058 gene encoding uncharacterized protein LOC8069058 isoform X1, which translates to MDSDDEEMCDAAASAPSSPGGGVGEGEGEEAGGMDDGGDGREEVVIMDVMWFQVDLDYEFDAPRWFDLTQEEAPRDAAAAQEWFAAAPSYPPSPLITKMLAEDLGLQTIRSIADTNALHCSTASHECSSGVEQKIHRFEGRKPCNGALENERKSRFRTTMKGASLRGSTLMKPTASQLARQNRQVEVKNPTQSKKLVGVRSERSTVISNDCTYQSAKRQRLENGHLNKAAATATQHEFIHKNHEKNLMNQNLDRPTGLPRSKITIPRSPNLATKLRAERSKALRSVQTNPKQLNQRVAPYAPTVQVASTRKQVVQPLRATGHHHASKQDEDVGSNVPACTSNHARHLKSSVDNKPEDCRDDLFKFKARPLDRKMLASKGDGVFQCAKRNTTVPKEFNLSIGKKVNPAPLSELFNKLSLTAGAHQNQNRGVGRQISRLPNYITTKDCKENMIGNMHH; encoded by the exons ATGGACAGCGACGACGAGGAGATGTgcgacgccgccgcctccgccccgTCCTCGCCCGGCGGCGGGGtgggagagggggagggggaggaggcggGGGGCATGGACGACGGCGGAGACGGGCGCGAGGAGGTGGTGATCATGGATGTCATGTGGTTCCAGGTGGACCTGGACTACGAGTTCGACGCGCCCAGGTGGTTCGACCTCACCCAGGAGGAGGCGCCGCGGGATGCCGCTGCGGCGCAGGAGTGGTTCGCCGCCGCCCCCAGCTATCCACCCTCTC CCTTAATTACCAAGATGTTAGCTGAAGACCTTGGACTACAAACCATTAGAAGCATTGCAGATACAAATGCTTTGCATTGTTCTACAGCTTCTCATGAATGCTCCAGTGGTGTGGAGCAAAAAATCCATCGATTCGAAG GGCGAAAACCATGCAATGGTGCATTGGAAAATGAACGCAAATCTCGCTTTCGAACTACCATGAAGGGCGCTTCATTGAGAGGCTCCACATTAATGAAGCCTACAGCCAGTCAATTAGCGAGGCAAAATAGACAAGTGGAAGTAAAGAATCCAACACA GAGTAAAAAGCTAGTGGGAGTTAGAAGCGAGAGAAGTACCGTAATCTCAAATGATTGCACTTACCAATCTGCGAAAAGACAGAGATTAGAGAATGGGCATCTCAACAAG GCTGCTGCTACTGCTACCCAGCATGAGTTTATTCATAAAAATCATGAAAAG AATCTTATGAACCAAAACTTGGATCGGCCCACTGGTCTGCCCAGATCGAAGATTACAATTCCTAGATCACCTAATTTGGCAACAAAGCTAAGAGCGGAGAGGTCAAAGGCTCTAAGATCAGT GCAAACTAATCCGAAGCAGTTAAATCAACGGGTTGCACCATATGCTCCTACAGTCCAAGTGGCATCAACTAGAAAG CAGGTAGTTCAACCTCTTCGGGCTACTGGTCATcatcatgcaagcaaacaagatGAGGATGTTGGGTCAAATGTGCCAGCATGTACATCCAATCACGCGAGGCATCTTAAGAG CAGTGTAGATAACAAACCCGAAGATTGCAGAGATGATCTGTTTAAATTTAAGGCCCGGCCTTTGGATAGAAAG ATGTTAGCGAGCAAAGGTGACGGTGTATTTCAATGTGCAAAAAGGAATACAACTGTGCCTAAG GAATTTAACCTATCAATAGGCAAGAAAGTCAATCCAGCTCCATTGTCTGAACTATTTAACAAG CTTTCTTTAACTGCGGGAGcacaccaaaaccaaaatcgTGGAGTAGGGCGTCAGATCAGTCGTCTGCCAAATTATATCACTACCAAG GACTGCAAAGAAAACATGATCGGTAACATGCATCACTAG
- the LOC8069058 gene encoding uncharacterized protein LOC8069058 isoform X4, whose amino-acid sequence MDSDDEEMCDAAASAPSSPGGGVGEGEGEEAGGMDDGGDGREEVVIMDVMWFQVDLDYEFDAPRWFDLTQEEAPRDAAAAQEWFAAAPSYPPSPLITKMLAEDLGLQTIRSIADTNALHCSTASHECSSGVEQKIHRFEGRKPCNGALENERKSRFRTTMKGASLRGSTLMKPTASQLARQNRQVEVKNPTQSKKLVGVRSERSTVISNDCTYQSAKRQRLENGHLNKAAATATQHEFIHKNHEKNLMNQNLDRPTGLPRSKITIPRSPNLATKLRAERSKALRSVQTNPKQLNQRVAPYAPTVQVASTRKVVQPLRATGHHHASKQDEDVGSNVPACTSNHARHLKSVDNKPEDCRDDLFKFKARPLDRKMLASKGDGVFQCAKRNTTVPKEFNLSIGKKVNPAPLSELFNKLSLTAGAHQNQNRGVGRQISRLPNYITTKDCKENMIGNMHH is encoded by the exons ATGGACAGCGACGACGAGGAGATGTgcgacgccgccgcctccgccccgTCCTCGCCCGGCGGCGGGGtgggagagggggagggggaggaggcggGGGGCATGGACGACGGCGGAGACGGGCGCGAGGAGGTGGTGATCATGGATGTCATGTGGTTCCAGGTGGACCTGGACTACGAGTTCGACGCGCCCAGGTGGTTCGACCTCACCCAGGAGGAGGCGCCGCGGGATGCCGCTGCGGCGCAGGAGTGGTTCGCCGCCGCCCCCAGCTATCCACCCTCTC CCTTAATTACCAAGATGTTAGCTGAAGACCTTGGACTACAAACCATTAGAAGCATTGCAGATACAAATGCTTTGCATTGTTCTACAGCTTCTCATGAATGCTCCAGTGGTGTGGAGCAAAAAATCCATCGATTCGAAG GGCGAAAACCATGCAATGGTGCATTGGAAAATGAACGCAAATCTCGCTTTCGAACTACCATGAAGGGCGCTTCATTGAGAGGCTCCACATTAATGAAGCCTACAGCCAGTCAATTAGCGAGGCAAAATAGACAAGTGGAAGTAAAGAATCCAACACA GAGTAAAAAGCTAGTGGGAGTTAGAAGCGAGAGAAGTACCGTAATCTCAAATGATTGCACTTACCAATCTGCGAAAAGACAGAGATTAGAGAATGGGCATCTCAACAAG GCTGCTGCTACTGCTACCCAGCATGAGTTTATTCATAAAAATCATGAAAAG AATCTTATGAACCAAAACTTGGATCGGCCCACTGGTCTGCCCAGATCGAAGATTACAATTCCTAGATCACCTAATTTGGCAACAAAGCTAAGAGCGGAGAGGTCAAAGGCTCTAAGATCAGT GCAAACTAATCCGAAGCAGTTAAATCAACGGGTTGCACCATATGCTCCTACAGTCCAAGTGGCATCAACTAGAAAG GTAGTTCAACCTCTTCGGGCTACTGGTCATcatcatgcaagcaaacaagatGAGGATGTTGGGTCAAATGTGCCAGCATGTACATCCAATCACGCGAGGCATCTTAAGAG TGTAGATAACAAACCCGAAGATTGCAGAGATGATCTGTTTAAATTTAAGGCCCGGCCTTTGGATAGAAAG ATGTTAGCGAGCAAAGGTGACGGTGTATTTCAATGTGCAAAAAGGAATACAACTGTGCCTAAG GAATTTAACCTATCAATAGGCAAGAAAGTCAATCCAGCTCCATTGTCTGAACTATTTAACAAG CTTTCTTTAACTGCGGGAGcacaccaaaaccaaaatcgTGGAGTAGGGCGTCAGATCAGTCGTCTGCCAAATTATATCACTACCAAG GACTGCAAAGAAAACATGATCGGTAACATGCATCACTAG
- the LOC8069057 gene encoding LRR receptor-like serine/threonine-protein kinase ERL1 — translation MAARAAAAVVLLIAAVVSVSAGGGEGDGDGQTLMAVKAGFGNAANALADWDGGRDHCAWRGVACDAASFAVVGLNLSNLNLGGEISPAIGQLKSLQFVDLKLNKLTGQIPDEIGDCVSLKYLDLSGNLLYGDIPFSISKLKQLEDLILKNNQLTGPIPSTLSQIPNLKTLDLAQNKLTGDIPRLIYWNEVLQYLGLRGNSLTGTLSPDMCQLTGLWYFDVRGNNLTGTIPEGIGNCTSFEILDISYNQISGEIPYNIGYLQVATLSLQGNRLIGKIPEVIGLMQALAVLDLSENELVGPIPPILGNLSYTGKLYLHGNKLTGHIPPELGNMSKLSYLQLNDNELVGTIPAELGKLTELFELNLANNNLEGHIPANISSCSALNKFNVYGNRLNGSIPAGFQELESLTYLNLSSNNFKGQIPSELGHIVNLDTLDLSYNEFSGPVPPTIGDLEHLLELNLSKNHLTGSVPAEFGNLRSVQVIDISSNNLTGYLPEELGQLQNLDSLILNNNNLVGEIPAQLANCFSLITLNLSYNNFTGHVPSAKNFSKFPMESFVGNPMLHVYCQDSSCGHSHGTKVNISRTAVACIILGFIILLCIMLLAIYKTNQPQPPEKGSDKPVQGPPKLVVLQMDMATHTYEDIMRLTENLSEKYIIGYGASSTVYKCDLKGGKAIAVKRLYSQYNHSLREFETELETIGSIRHRNLVSLHGFSLSPHGNLLFYDYMENGSLWDLLHGPSKKVKLDWDTRLKIAVGAAQGLAYLHHDCNPRIIHRDVKSSNILLDENFEAHLSDFGIAKCVPAAKSHASTYVLGTIGYIDPEYARTSRLNEKSDVYSFGIVLLELLTGKKAVDNESNLHQLILSKADDNTVMEAVDSEVSVTCTDMNLVRKAFQLALLCTKRHPVDRPTMHEVARVLLSLLPAPPAAKPPASKAVAAGDYTRFLAAAADMNHGLPDDIGDNSSSDEQWFVRFGEVISKHTLS, via the exons ATGGCagcgagggcggcggcggcggtggtgctgctTATTGCGGCTGTGGTGTCGGTGTCGGCGGGAGGAGGTGAAGGGGACGGAGACGGGCAGACGCTGATGGCGGTCAAGGCGGGGTTCGGGAACGCGGCCAACGCGCTGGCGGACTGGGACGGCGGCCGCGACCACTGCGCCTGGCGCGGCGTCGCCTGCGACGCCGCCTCTTTCGCCGTCGTCGGCCT GAACCTGTCAAATCTAAACCTCGGAGGGGAGATCTCGCCGGCTATAGGGCAGCTCAAGAGCCTACAGTTCGT GGATCTCAAGCTGAACAAGCTCACAGGCCAAATCCCAGATGAGATTGGGGATTGTGTCTCCTTAAAATATTT GGATTTGTCTGGAAACTTGCTGTATGGAGACATCCCCTTCTCCATCTCCAAGCTCAAACAGCTTGAGGACCT GATTTTGAAGAACAACCAACTCACGGGACCCATCCCTTCCACACTGTCCCAGATTCCAAATCTCAAGACCTT GGATCTGGCGCAGAACAAGCTCACCGGAGACATTCCCAGGCTCATCTACTGGAATGAAGTACTGCAATACCT AGGCTTGAGGGGCAATTCACTGACTGGAACTCTGTCACCTGATATGTGCCAACTGACTGGCCTGTGGTATTT TGATGTAAGGGGGAACAATCTCACAGGAACAATTCCAGAGGGCATAGGGAACTGCACTAGCTTTGAGATTCT GGATATTTCATACAACCAAATCTCTGGAGAAATACCTTACAACATAGGTTACCTTCAAGTAGCCACACT GTCACTTCAAGGAAATAGACTGATTGGCAAAATTCCAGAAGTGATTGGCCTCATGCAGGCTCTTGCTGTCCT TGATCTTAGCGAGAATGAACTTGTGGGACCAATTCCTCCGATACTTGGCAACCTGTCCTACACAGGCAAACT CTATTTACATGGCAACAAACTCACGGGACATATACCACCAGAACTGGGGAACATGAGTAAACTTAGCTACCT GCAGCTGAATGACAATGAACTAGTGGGCACAATCCCAGCTGAGCTTGGCAAACTCACAGAGTTATTTGAATT GAATCTTGCCAACAACAATCTTGAGGGTCATATTCCTGCAAACATCAGCTCTTGCAGTGCACTGAACAAATT CAATGTGTATGGCAATAGACTGAATGGCTCTATCCCTGCTGGTTTCCAGGAGTTGGAGAGTTTGACATACCT GAACCTTTCTTCAAACAATTTCAAAGGCCAGATTCCCTCTGAGCTTGGTCACATAGTCAACTTGGACACACT AGATCTTTCCTACAATGAATTCTCTGGACCAGTTCCTCCTACTATTGGTGATCTCGAGCATCTTCTTGAATT GAATTTGAGTAAAAACCATCTTACTGGATCTGTGCCTGCTGAATTTGGAAACTTGAGAAGTGTCCAAGTAAT TGACATATCCAGCAACAACTTGACTGGTTATCTCCCTGAAGAACTTGGACAGCTGCAAAACCTTGATAGCTT GATTCTTAACAACAACAATTTGGTTGGGGAGATCCCTGCTCAGCTGGCTAACTGCTTCAGCTTAATTACCTT AAATTTGTCATACAACAACTTTACTGGACACGTCCCATCAGCAAAAAACTTCTCAAAATTCCCGATGGAAAG CTTCGTCGGTAATCCAATGCTCCATGTATACTGCCAAGACTCCAGCTGTGGACATTCTCATGGAACAAAAG TTAATATTTCTCGGACGGCGGTTGCTTGCATTATCTTAGGCTTCATCATATTACTCTGCATTATGCTGCTGGCAATATACAAAACCAATCAGCCACAGCCACCTGAGAAAGGATCTGACAAGCCAGTGCAAG GACCACCAAAGCTAGTAGTTCTTCAAATGGACATGGCTACCCATACCTATGAAGACATTATGAGGTTGACTGAGAATTTGAGCGAGAAATACATCATTGGTTATGGGGCATCAAGTACTGTGTACAAATGTGATCTCAAGGGCGGCAAAGCCATCGCTGTCAAACGGCTTTACAGTCAGTATAACCACAGCCTCCGTGAGTTTGAGACAGAACTGGAGACGATCGGTAGCATCCGACACAGGAATCTCGTCAGCCTTCATGGCTTCTCACTCTCCCCTCATGGAAACCTGCTTTTCTACGATTACATGGAAAATGGTTCCCTGTGGGATCTTCTTCATG GTCCATCAAAGAAGGTGAAGCTTGATTGGGACACAAGGCTTAAGATTGCGGTAGGTGCTGCGCAAGGACTGGCCTATCTTCACCATGACTGCAACCCTCGCATAATCCACAGGGATGTCAAGTCCTCAAACATCCTGCTCGACGAGAACTTCGAAGCGCACCTCTCTGATTTCGGCATCGCCAAATGTGTCCCGGCTGCCAAGTCCCATGCCTCCACCTACGTGCTTGGAACCATTGGCTACATTGATCCAGAGTATGCCCGCACGTCGAGGCTCAATGAGAAATCGGATGTCTACAGCTTTGGCATCGTCCTTCTGGAGCTGCTCACCGGGAAGAAGGCTGTAGACAATGAATCCAACTTGCACCAATTG ATACTCTCAAAAGCTGACGACAACACGGTGATGGAGGCTGTGGACTCGGAGGTGTCAGTGACGTGCACGGACATGAACCTGGTCCGGAAGGCCTTCCAGCTCGCCCTGCTGTGCACCAAGCGGCACCCCGTGGACCGGCCGACCATGCACGAGGTCGCGAGGGTGCTGCTCTCCCTCCTGCCAGCGCCACCCGCCGCGAAGCCTCCCGCGTCCAAGGCGGTGGCAGCCGGCGACTACACGCGCTTCCTCGCGGCGGCGGCCGACATGAACCACGGCCTGCCCGACGACATCGGCGACAACAGCTCCTCCGACGAGCAGTGGTTCGTGCGGTTCGGCGAGGTCATATCCAAGCACACACTGTCATGA
- the LOC8069058 gene encoding uncharacterized protein LOC8069058 isoform X3: protein MDSDDEEMCDAAASAPSSPGGGVGEGEGEEAGGMDDGGDGREEVVIMDVMWFQVDLDYEFDAPRWFDLTQEEAPRDAAAAQEWFAAAPSYPPSPLITKMLAEDLGLQTIRSIADTNALHCSTASHECSSGVEQKIHRFEGRKPCNGALENERKSRFRTTMKGASLRGSTLMKPTASQLARQNRQVEVKNPTQSKKLVGVRSERSTVISNDCTYQSAKRQRLENGHLNKAAATATQHEFIHKNHEKNLMNQNLDRPTGLPRSKITIPRSPNLATKLRAERSKALRSVQTNPKQLNQRVAPYAPTVQVASTRKQVVQPLRATGHHHASKQDEDVGSNVPACTSNHARHLKSVDNKPEDCRDDLFKFKARPLDRKMLASKGDGVFQCAKRNTTVPKEFNLSIGKKVNPAPLSELFNKLSLTAGAHQNQNRGVGRQISRLPNYITTKDCKENMIGNMHH, encoded by the exons ATGGACAGCGACGACGAGGAGATGTgcgacgccgccgcctccgccccgTCCTCGCCCGGCGGCGGGGtgggagagggggagggggaggaggcggGGGGCATGGACGACGGCGGAGACGGGCGCGAGGAGGTGGTGATCATGGATGTCATGTGGTTCCAGGTGGACCTGGACTACGAGTTCGACGCGCCCAGGTGGTTCGACCTCACCCAGGAGGAGGCGCCGCGGGATGCCGCTGCGGCGCAGGAGTGGTTCGCCGCCGCCCCCAGCTATCCACCCTCTC CCTTAATTACCAAGATGTTAGCTGAAGACCTTGGACTACAAACCATTAGAAGCATTGCAGATACAAATGCTTTGCATTGTTCTACAGCTTCTCATGAATGCTCCAGTGGTGTGGAGCAAAAAATCCATCGATTCGAAG GGCGAAAACCATGCAATGGTGCATTGGAAAATGAACGCAAATCTCGCTTTCGAACTACCATGAAGGGCGCTTCATTGAGAGGCTCCACATTAATGAAGCCTACAGCCAGTCAATTAGCGAGGCAAAATAGACAAGTGGAAGTAAAGAATCCAACACA GAGTAAAAAGCTAGTGGGAGTTAGAAGCGAGAGAAGTACCGTAATCTCAAATGATTGCACTTACCAATCTGCGAAAAGACAGAGATTAGAGAATGGGCATCTCAACAAG GCTGCTGCTACTGCTACCCAGCATGAGTTTATTCATAAAAATCATGAAAAG AATCTTATGAACCAAAACTTGGATCGGCCCACTGGTCTGCCCAGATCGAAGATTACAATTCCTAGATCACCTAATTTGGCAACAAAGCTAAGAGCGGAGAGGTCAAAGGCTCTAAGATCAGT GCAAACTAATCCGAAGCAGTTAAATCAACGGGTTGCACCATATGCTCCTACAGTCCAAGTGGCATCAACTAGAAAG CAGGTAGTTCAACCTCTTCGGGCTACTGGTCATcatcatgcaagcaaacaagatGAGGATGTTGGGTCAAATGTGCCAGCATGTACATCCAATCACGCGAGGCATCTTAAGAG TGTAGATAACAAACCCGAAGATTGCAGAGATGATCTGTTTAAATTTAAGGCCCGGCCTTTGGATAGAAAG ATGTTAGCGAGCAAAGGTGACGGTGTATTTCAATGTGCAAAAAGGAATACAACTGTGCCTAAG GAATTTAACCTATCAATAGGCAAGAAAGTCAATCCAGCTCCATTGTCTGAACTATTTAACAAG CTTTCTTTAACTGCGGGAGcacaccaaaaccaaaatcgTGGAGTAGGGCGTCAGATCAGTCGTCTGCCAAATTATATCACTACCAAG GACTGCAAAGAAAACATGATCGGTAACATGCATCACTAG